The segment TCTTATCTATATTCCGAATATGGAATGGATGTATGGCAGAAATACGTTGTTTATTGTAAGCAGTACGCCTATTGTACATCCGAGGTTTGTACCAATTACAACAAGGATGACACGAAACAGCTGATTATGCCAAAGGTCCCTGAATGAATCGAAGTCAGACAAACCATGCAAATCGTCCCATCCCACATGTCGAAGTTTTCCCTCTACCAGTCCCGAAAACCATCCCGCAGCCAGGATTGGATGTATGACCGTTATCGGTGCTACAAGAAATGCCACTATTGCAGATTGGATTTTGGAGCCTGATAACAATGAACCTAGAAATGCCCCTACTCCGGCAAAGAGTATGTAATTTACTATTCCTCCCTGAATGTTTATTCCCTGCATGAATGCCATTATAAATAGGACTATGAATATTACGGGTATCAGATAGAGTATTACTTGGATTATGGATATTCTTGATTCCTTGACATAGTTTATTGTGCTTAACTCAGGGATTGTATCGGGATTGTTCAGGTATGTTGTTATACCCTCCTTGTGTCCGGCACCCACCACTGCAACCACGTTATGTTCCTCAAGACTTTTAAGGTTATATGCCATATATGCATCCCTTTCATGTACCAATGCGTTGTATCCGCCGGGTGATGACTGCTTGAAAAACTCCATTACCTCCTTGATGGTATCCTCCTGCTTTAGGATTTCGACCTCTTCTTTCAGGTCCTCTTCCATTTCATCATCGATAAAGAATGACTTCAACAACTCCCATCCAAAGGTTAGTTTTTCGCGAAGACTCATACCGTTAATTGTTCTTTTTAAGGTTACCTGAATATTTCTGTCGATTAATGCCACGTCCGCGTTTACTTGCCTTGCTATGTGGTATGCTTCTAGCATCTCGGAACCCGGGTCCACTCCTACTTCTTCACCCATTTTTCTTTGGCTTGATGATAGAAATGAGCTGACAAGCGTTACTATAAGATTTGATCCCTTGAGCATCTTCTTCAAGTCAAATTCCTCTTTACGTTGAATGCCGTTTTCTTTGTCCAGCAATGCCTGGAATCTTCCCGCGTCCAATTCTATTGCAACTATTTCAGGCCTGTTTTCATAGATTACCTCTTTTACCTTTTCAACACTATCCTTGGAGATGTGTGCAGTCGGTACGATTTCAAGTCTTGGTTCACGTATTGGCTCATTTAATTCTTCTTCGTCGGATTCTTCCTCTGATGGGTTAACCGTGATTGTCGGATTGTATAATCTTATTATTGGTGGTTTGTTAAAAATTCTTCGAGTATCCCCATTGGTTATGTTTTCATCATTCATAATATCACGCGTTTATTTAATTTAATATATCGAATGTCCTTAATTAGTATTTTAAAGTATTAACTGTTTGTTTGAATCCCGATTATATGATGAGATTGATTATATTAGTTTAATATATCCTGTTTTTCTATTATTTTATATCATTTGAATAAAATTTATTGTTAATATTTAATATTTATAGATAACATCTTTTTTAAAATATTGGATTTGTGTATGGATTAAATAGTTAAATGATGAAAATCATATATAATAATCATATTAAGTAGATGTGATTTGATGAAAATAATTACTACACCGATGTGTGAGGATATTCTTAGATTATCAAATGTAGAGGAATATGAAGTTGTGACGGTTGACCGGATAAGTGATGCTGATGTTGTCATAACATTGTCCGAGACAGACGTGGATATTCCGAAAATACCGGTTAAACTGAATACATATACTCAGTTATTAGATTCGATAAACAGCATTTCAGAAAGATTCAACACAGTTTGTGATGAAGAGAAGATTAATTTAATCAAATCATTAATAGAGGATAATGATAAGAACAAATATAAAAGAGAAGATATTAAAGTTAAAGTATACAGTAATTTCTTAACAGATACCGTGGAGGATATGGGATTTTTCATTACTGATGACGACTATGATTATGTGGTTGTCCCAGACTATATGAAGGATGAAGTTGATGAAGCAGAAAACATGATTATAGTCCCATCACATAAAAATGTATCTTTTGATATTATTAAACGGATTAACAAACGTTATCAATTATTGGAGAGTAAATTATGTATGAAACAATGACATTTTCAGGTGGAATCCATAAACATAATGAAATTGAAGAGTTAATTGAAGATTTAGGTGGATTTGTTTTACAAAAAAATGATCAGCAATTGGATGTTACCATAACAATGGCCGTACCTGCAGAGGATACTGATAAAATAGAACAGAAGGCTAAGGAGCTGTTGGGCAGCGTTGAAATTTCACCGCTTGCAAGTACCGAAATAGCCGTTGTATCACCTACCCTTGCACGGCAGCATCTGCCTCATGCTGCCTGTGATATAGCAGAGTACATGAGAAGATACGGTACCAAGACAAACATGATTGGTCTGGCCCGTGGTGCCGGTAAGGGAATCTCACAGATTAGCAAGTCCGAGAAGGATCTAATCGAGGAGCATGACCTTGCAATATTTTCACTGGGCAGTTTTGATGATTGCATACGTAAGAAAACCCATCTGTTTGAGGATATTGATATTCCAGTTATTGTTACGGGTAGTCCCGAAATTCCGGCGGAGGAAATCAATGCCAATGCTTATGTATCCGGTTTCGGTAGAATTCCACGTAGATTAAAACGTGGAGAAAACATCAGGGCATTAAGACAGCTTGTCAAGGTATCAGAGGATATCATATCCAAGCAGAAAGAGGATATTGAGGATGATCCGTTGATTGTATCCCCTATTATCGTCAAGATAGCACTGGAACGCAAGGTTCCAGAGGTAGCACATATCAATGCCCCTATGGCACTGGTAAGTCAGCTTGACGGTGTACGCGTTAAGCTTCCATTTGACAAGTTCCACGATGAGATAGCAGACGTCGAGGTTGAAGGTTATCGTTTGGGCGATATTTCCGAGATTAAAAAATCCAAGATGTATGACCATATCCTCGTTAAGATTTTACCTGAAACTTCATTATACTAATTTCCACTTCCCCATATTTTTTTTTAGCAATTTTTCATCGTATTTTTCCAAATTCCAAGCATTACAATAAAGTCAATCTATTGGTATTGCCTGTTTTCAATAGATGACGTGATTGAAGTTAAAGCAACAGACATATCCGATTAAAAAAATGAAGTAAAATAGATAAATACCTCGATATCCCATTCAACATTTTTCTTTTTTAATATCCGCACAAACATCGAAGCATTCACGTCAATAGTCAATCATGAAAGCGATTCATATCTGATTATTATTTCAGGACGAATCATACATTTATATAAAATAATCTTTAAATGATTATATATCGAATGAATAAATCAATAACATATCATACTCATGGATATATTTAATCATTCAAAAATGGAGTTGAAAAACGAATGGCACATGAACATGGAGCCGACTTATCTGATGAAGATAGAAAGGCTATGCTAGAACAAAATATTAATATAACTCGTAATTTAGCTAACATAAAATATAAGGTAGCTGTTATGAGTGGTAAAGGTGGAGTGGGAAAATCAACAGTATCTGTTAACTTGGCACAGGCATTTAATGCCATGGGCTTGAAAACTGCAATATTTGATGTTGATATCCACGGACCTAACGTTCCTAAGATGTTGGGAATTGAAGGAGAAAAAATGGGAGTTAAAGGCAACAAGCTGTTGCCTGTAGAAACCGACGATGGAATACTTGTTGCATCAATGGCATTTCTGATTGAGAATATGGGTTCACCAATCATATGGAGAGGACCTCAAAAAACGGGTGCCATCAAACAGCTGATATCCGATGTGGCATGGAGCAATATTGACGTCATGATATTCGACAACCCTCCTGGTACCGGTGATGAACCTTTAACCGTTCTTCAAACAATACCTGACTTGGATGCGGCTGTTATGGTTACCACGCCTAGTTCAGTTTCCGAAGAGGACGTTATCAAGTGTGTGACAATGACCAAAATGTTAAACATCAACAATATAGGTCTTGTTGAGAACATGTCCTACTTTGAATGTCCAAACTGTAATGAAAAATTCAACATCTTCGGGGACAGCAAAGGTCTTGACTTTGCAAATGCAATGGACGTTAAATATTTAGGTGACCTGCCTTTCAGAACGGAAGTATCAGAATCTGCAGACAAATATGATACGCCTATAGTCAAGTCAGACCCTGAAAGTGGTGCTGCAAAGGCATTTATTAAGATTGCAGAGAAGATTCAGGAAGAATACTTCAATAAGGATTAAATTTAATCACCCTTTTTCTTTTTTTATGGTATTTTTTACATATTTTTTAAACGTCATATTCCAACCCAGAATCTTTTAATTACTAAAAGTTATTTATAGTATGAGAATAAAATAATATTATTGTAAAATCAACAATGAAA is part of the Methanosphaera sp. BMS genome and harbors:
- a CDS encoding TraB/GumN family protein, which translates into the protein MNDENITNGDTRRIFNKPPIIRLYNPTITVNPSEEESDEEELNEPIREPRLEIVPTAHISKDSVEKVKEVIYENRPEIVAIELDAGRFQALLDKENGIQRKEEFDLKKMLKGSNLIVTLVSSFLSSSQRKMGEEVGVDPGSEMLEAYHIARQVNADVALIDRNIQVTLKRTINGMSLREKLTFGWELLKSFFIDDEMEEDLKEEVEILKQEDTIKEVMEFFKQSSPGGYNALVHERDAYMAYNLKSLEEHNVVAVVGAGHKEGITTYLNNPDTIPELSTINYVKESRISIIQVILYLIPVIFIVLFIMAFMQGINIQGGIVNYILFAGVGAFLGSLLSGSKIQSAIVAFLVAPITVIHPILAAGWFSGLVEGKLRHVGWDDLHGLSDFDSFRDLWHNQLFRVILVVIGTNLGCTIGVLLTINNVFLPYIHSIFGI
- a CDS encoding methanogenesis marker 7 protein, with translation MYETMTFSGGIHKHNEIEELIEDLGGFVLQKNDQQLDVTITMAVPAEDTDKIEQKAKELLGSVEISPLASTEIAVVSPTLARQHLPHAACDIAEYMRRYGTKTNMIGLARGAGKGISQISKSEKDLIEEHDLAIFSLGSFDDCIRKKTHLFEDIDIPVIVTGSPEIPAEEINANAYVSGFGRIPRRLKRGENIRALRQLVKVSEDIISKQKEDIEDDPLIVSPIIVKIALERKVPEVAHINAPMALVSQLDGVRVKLPFDKFHDEIADVEVEGYRLGDISEIKKSKMYDHILVKILPETSLY
- a CDS encoding Mrp/NBP35 family ATP-binding protein, whose translation is MAHEHGADLSDEDRKAMLEQNINITRNLANIKYKVAVMSGKGGVGKSTVSVNLAQAFNAMGLKTAIFDVDIHGPNVPKMLGIEGEKMGVKGNKLLPVETDDGILVASMAFLIENMGSPIIWRGPQKTGAIKQLISDVAWSNIDVMIFDNPPGTGDEPLTVLQTIPDLDAAVMVTTPSSVSEEDVIKCVTMTKMLNINNIGLVENMSYFECPNCNEKFNIFGDSKGLDFANAMDVKYLGDLPFRTEVSESADKYDTPIVKSDPESGAAKAFIKIAEKIQEEYFNKD